In Aspergillus flavus chromosome 3, complete sequence, one genomic interval encodes:
- a CDS encoding cysteine alpha-hairpin motif superfamily, producing MTSESEIERVAQYRPCRNRITLSPILSNAVACLKHIQLTTFGLTIMSSTSDQQPESSEQGHPNSWSNTERRFTNKSASEYYDPCQDFADRSLKCMKRNNFDREMCHDYFQAYRDCKKQWLTQKKLSG from the exons ATGACAAGCGAATCAGAGATTGAAAGAGTCGCTCAATATCGTCCATG TAGGAACCGTATCACTTTATCACCCATACTGTCCAACGCTGTCGCCTGTCTCAAACACATACAATTGACCACTTTTGGTCTCACAATCATGTCTTCCACATCAGACCAACAACCGGAATCATCCGAACAAGGCCATCCTAATTCCTGGTCAAACACCGAACGGAGATTCACTAA CAAGAGTGCAAGCGAGTACTATGATCCATGCCAAGATTTCGCTGATCGGAGTTTGAAATGTATGAAGCGAAACAACTTCGACAGGGAAATGTGCCACGATTACTTTCA GGCTTACCGTGACTGCAAGAAGCAATGG TTGACACAGAAAAAGCTTTCCGGATAG
- a CDS encoding cytoskeleton organization protein: protein MSTNDAVFYRRNKQIQDAIDGQNLKQALQLIDKRMKKGEDTRFLKAWKAHILYRHVDETHRQRGIAETLDLCKAEPPATDLDTLDILYQTLKRMGDQAETMRTLWERASKAKPQDLDLQMRWFTDAFEGDDWKSAQKAAMTLQNNFPKTRKYYLWAIFLSHLVATDQASSESDRKLFGTLAYRMVSKAADSVPSDPKELLSPPRAIQGPEELLLLVKIYESQGRHDEIVKILDSENLGLSSRVIQNDWSFVGVKLSSLEKAEMWMQGLSYAKELLAIPTNEAEKKALQERDDWAVWKLLVISTRNINTQETTIETLKFIGDFLDVVPKSRNARLARLDLIHSGVLAGTSKTEDLVSTCQEYFDNNKNKLYCFGDLQLYLAALGKEAVTKFVEYASKGQEGNVKNDPFKGVTTINALKLEYCYELSTNGTNVTKIQVEDFISRCLQVYREVDRPERSSAPSTIESQPSDDLCLLAAMSLIRFSGIWISGNQDQIPDTILIRAAAILERLLIDSPHNYQALLLLVRIYLRLGAGSLALKVFSKLSVKQMQFETVAHNLFTRLATIHPHSAPPIEGAEYKDFNPQSAFVQALNFYRTAEVTTVRHRSNGLDLGSYVNIEGTIELQRRLKYSVCRRMWALDVRRMQRLAGGDPMGRYDEVAMDPSPVTDQRVFDAFMNCEPTNQPTFEERMRLGPLPREQWVMCTRVTDQLFSTLKNMTVQKPVSVEPNLPSPKDFVGSEASSEMTSSEIESAKINLSLLKVATFLNGSKSVAAEEVDSCLTQVEEWLCSKSKDLDMNGPKISQLVSETAVPLRRHEASAPTWRSFHDLYLIMESLKALSLITSIASKKTTKAAKLPKDRIQRLADSTRQVYESLRANARALKSAISEPGVLGSLVDLVVGGSDDGEDGTQLRAELDKTFDTAAVEMFCGELMESWEEGLDGLLRVSL from the exons ATGTCCACCAATGACGCCGTTTTTTACCGGCGCAATAAACAGATTCAAGATGCCATTGACGGGCAGAATCTGAAACAGGCCCTGCAGCTGATTGACAAGCGCatgaagaaaggagaagataCGAGATTTTTGAAG GCATGGAAAGCCCATATACTATATCGTCATGTGGACGAAACCCATCGACAACGTGGTATAGCGGAGACCCTCGATTTGTGCAAGGCCGAGCCACCAGCTACCGATCTCGATACTCTCGACATTCTTTACCAGACTCTGAAACGAATGGGCGACCAGGCGGAGACTATGAGGACTCTGTGGGAAAGAGCCTCGAAGGCGAAACCACAAGATTTGGATTTACAAATGAGATGGTTCACGGATGCGTTTGAAGGTGATGACTGGAAGTCAGCGCAAAAG GCCGCTATGACTCTCCAAAACAACTTCCCCAAGACGCGGAAATACTATCTCTGGGCCATTTTCCTCAGTCATCTCGTTGCTACCGATCAAGCCAGTTCGGAATCTGACCGGAAACTTTTTGGAACTCTGGCTTATCGCATGGTTTCCAAAGCTGCTGACAGTGTTCCTTCCGATCCA AAAGAGTTGCTGAGCCCTCCTAGAGCTATACAAGGCCCAGAGGAGCTATTGCTACTTGTTAAAATATATGAGTCCCAGGGACGTCATGATGAGATTGTAAAAATCCTTGACAGCGAGAATCTTGGACTAAGCTCGCGAGTCATCCAGAATGACTGGTCCTTCGTTGGGGTGAAGCTCTCCAGCTTGGAAAAAGCGGAGATGTGGATGCAAGGCTTATCCTACGCGAAAGAGTTACTTGCAATCCCTACTAACGAAGCTGAGAAAAAGGCTCTCCAAGAGCGTGATGACTGGGCGGTTTGGAAACTGCTTGTTATCTCAACCCGGAACATCAATACCCAAGA GACCACTATCGAGACCCTAAAGTTCATTGGCGATTTCCTGGATGTCGTGCCCAAATCTCGCAATGCACGACTAGCTCGCCTAGACTTGATTCATTCGGGTGTTCTCGCCGGCACTTCGAAGACGGAAGACCTAGTCTCTACTTGCCAAGAATATTTCGATAATAACAAGAACAAGCTTTACTGCTTCGGCGATCTGCAGCTATACTTGGCAGCACTGGGCAAGGAAGCTGTGACTAAATTTGTGGAGTATGCCTCCAAAGGTCAAGAAGGGAAT GTGAAGAACGACCCTTTCAAGGGTGTGACGACGATCAATGCCCTTAAACTTGAATACTGCTACGAACTGTCAACTAACGGGACTAATGTCACTAAAATACAAGTCGAGGACTTCATCTCGCGCTGTCTCCAAGTCTATCGTGAGGTAGATCGTCCAGAACGGAGCTCAGCCCCATCCACGATCGAAAGTCAGCCTAGTGATGATTTGTGTTTGTTAGCTGCTATGAGCTTGATACGCTTCAGCGGAATATGGATTTCTGGTAACCAAGATCAAATCCCAGACACCATCCTCATCCGCGCGGCTGCTATTCTGGAGCGTCTCTTAATTGATTCTCCTCATAATTATCAAGCATTGTTACTCCTTGTGCGTATCTACTTGCGCCTCGGAGCTGGATCGCTCGCTCTCAAGGTCTTCAGCAAGCTCTCTGTCAAACAAATGCAGTTCGAAACGGTTGCTCACAACCTCTTCACCCGCCTAGCAACGATCCACCCACACTCGGCACCTCCAATTGAGGGTGCAGAGTACAAAGACTTCAACCCACAGTCTGCATTTGTTCAGGCCTTGAATTTTTATCGAACGGCCGAGGTCACGACGGTCAGGCACCGGTCGAATGGATTGGATTTGGGTAGTTACGTAAACATAGAAGGCACCATAGAGCTTCAGAGGCGCTTGAAGTATAGTGTCTGTCGCAGGATGTGGGCATTAGACGTCAGACGGATGCAAAGACTGGCCGGCGGAGATCCGATGGGTCGATATGACGAAGTTG CAATGGATCCATCCCCCGTGACAGACCAGCGTGTATTCGATGCATTCATGAACTGTGAACCCACCAACCAGCCAACTTTCGAGGAACGGATGCGCTTGGGACCACTTCCTCGG GAACAATGGGTGATGTGTACGAGGGTAACAGACCAGTTGTTTAGCACTCTCAAAAACATGACTGTTCAAAAGCCAGTGTCTGTTGAACCCAATCTGCCCAGTCCCAAAGATTTTGTAGGGTCGGAAGCATCTTCTGAGATGACCTCATCAGAGATTGAGAGCGCGAAGATCAATCTGAGCCTTCTCAAGGTAGCCACATTTTTGAATGGCTCGAAGTCCGTTGCCGCTGAAGAGGTCGACAGCTGCTTAACCCAGGTGGAGGAATGGCTGTGTTCCAAATCAAAGGATCTTGACATGAACGGCCCAAAGATCTCCCAGCTTGTATCAGAAACAGCAGTTCCCTTGCGGCGGCATGAAGCATCTGCTCCAACCTGGAGGTCCTTCCACGACTTGTACCTGATCATGGAGTCGCTCAAGGCGCTCTCGCTCATAACATCCATTGCATCGAAGAAAACCACCAAGGCTGCAAAACTCCCCAAGGATCGCATACAAAGATTAGCCGATTCGACGCGCCAAGTCTATGAAAGTCTTAGGGCCAATGCCCGTGCGCTAAAATCAGCTATCTCTGAGCCGGGAGTTCTCGGATCTTTGGTTGATTTGGTGGTGGGCGGCTCTGACGATGGCGAGGATGGTACGCAACTTCGGGCAGAATTGGATAAGACATTCGATACGGCAGCGGTGGAGATGTTCTGTGGCGAGTTAATGGAAAGCTGGGAAGAAGGGCTCGATGGGCTGCTGCGCGTGTCGCTGTGA